In Pseudomonas fluorescens, one genomic interval encodes:
- a CDS encoding GumC family protein encodes MNPKENYLHEFFRIFFANKQLVKRVFLIFAVIALVLPLVLKQSFDITAQVIVQSKKLSQGDATTSLTVDNATFIPPSLADMETESNILRSPALIRQTISELRDKGEYNPPVGIFAKLVSDPFRRYVSSPLREYVINPLRNMLGLQTDPVRDTVLDGLTQDAINSLKIETLPGSNVISIVYSFPDPHQGTTFVATLLQNYLGSRQALQSIDLPQSFYETKKHLYQVRLDGLEGNRQALLESVASSDPKEEITFRLNAINTEEQALNLYQDRLLQSQRWLEYLKTALTAASSNKLNDYTFPFTFTTTVDNVAFEDREIKQLGEQLTTQVSRYMNDLAVFQPGSEPMLLTREQIARTRQQFLKVVSNRIQERTNDLAVVQQVIDQKTARIAEFKNRIHTLQQTQSKLRQMDTEIDALHTAFSTYAQRFAESSTAGSLNDDLSNAKVLSPPFEPTEPAFPKPLLIIPFGLFTGLLLAIALVYVREFFDHRFKHPAQITHELGLPVLLVINDENVLPSNPHKNWTVPSFVHWVRN; translated from the coding sequence ATGAATCCAAAGGAAAACTACCTGCATGAGTTCTTCAGGATCTTCTTCGCCAACAAGCAACTGGTGAAACGGGTCTTCCTGATCTTTGCAGTCATCGCGTTGGTACTGCCGCTGGTGCTCAAACAGAGCTTCGATATCACCGCTCAGGTGATCGTGCAGTCGAAAAAACTCTCCCAGGGTGACGCCACCACGTCACTGACGGTCGATAACGCCACCTTCATTCCGCCGTCGCTGGCGGACATGGAAACCGAAAGCAACATCCTGCGGTCCCCGGCGCTGATCCGCCAGACCATCAGCGAGCTGCGCGACAAGGGCGAGTACAACCCGCCGGTGGGCATCTTCGCCAAACTGGTGAGCGACCCGTTCCGCCGCTATGTCTCTTCGCCGCTGCGTGAGTACGTGATCAATCCGCTGCGCAACATGCTCGGGCTGCAAACCGATCCGGTGCGTGACACCGTGCTCGACGGCCTGACGCAAGATGCGATCAACAGCCTGAAAATCGAGACCCTGCCCGGCTCCAACGTGATCTCGATCGTCTACAGCTTCCCCGATCCGCATCAGGGCACGACGTTCGTCGCCACTCTGCTGCAGAACTATCTGGGCAGCCGTCAGGCGCTGCAATCGATCGACCTGCCGCAATCCTTCTACGAAACCAAGAAGCACCTGTATCAGGTGCGTCTCGACGGGCTGGAAGGTAATCGGCAGGCGCTGCTGGAAAGTGTTGCATCGTCCGATCCGAAGGAAGAAATCACCTTCCGCCTGAACGCGATCAACACCGAAGAGCAAGCCCTGAACCTGTACCAGGATCGTCTGCTACAGAGCCAGCGCTGGCTCGAATACCTGAAAACCGCGCTGACGGCCGCCAGCAGCAACAAGCTCAACGACTACACGTTCCCCTTCACCTTCACCACCACCGTCGATAACGTGGCGTTCGAGGATCGGGAAATCAAACAGTTGGGCGAGCAACTGACCACTCAGGTCAGCCGCTACATGAATGACCTCGCGGTGTTCCAGCCCGGCAGCGAGCCGATGCTGCTGACCCGCGAGCAGATCGCCCGCACCCGCCAGCAGTTCCTCAAAGTGGTGAGCAACCGCATTCAGGAGCGCACCAACGATCTGGCCGTGGTGCAACAGGTGATCGATCAGAAAACCGCGCGCATCGCCGAGTTCAAGAACCGCATCCACACCTTGCAGCAGACCCAGAGCAAGCTGCGGCAGATGGACACGGAAATCGACGCGCTGCACACGGCGTTCTCGACCTACGCGCAACGCTTTGCCGAAAGCAGCACCGCCGGTTCGCTCAACGACGACCTGTCGAACGCCAAGGTGCTCAGCCCGCCGTTCGAGCCGACCGAGCCAGCGTTCCCCAAACCGCTGCTGATCATTCCGTTCGGGCTGTTCACCGGTCTGCTGCTGGCGATAGCCCTGGTCTATGTGCGTGAGTTCTTCGATCACCGTTTCAAACACCCTGCGCAAATCACCCACGAACTGGGCCTGCCGGTGTTGCTGGTGATCAACGACGAGAACGTGCTGCCGAGCAATCCGCACAAGAACTGGACCGTGCCAAGCTTCGTGCACTGGGTGCGCAATTGA
- a CDS encoding glycosyltransferase family 4 protein, which yields MNTLSTPNAALPIIHLLSSGGFYGAERMLLDHCLATPGQHQVLFLDAPPALIARFREAGVDCRGCAGLGELLRHLRARRSERPLINTHNFKGLLFGWVGATLLRLPLVITQHGFTPRSRKQKFYTWLSLQLCRTASVDRVVCVAESIAVLHRQASVQADKLQVIPNGLPAADALVSTVDRQRWLAGYVGRLSSEKGPDLFLDALIPLCHQHPQLDAVMLGDGPEREALQERIDAAGLQQRIRLPGYQTAMQPWWQRLDALVISSRTEGTPMILLEAMQSGVPVVAFAVGGIPDVLEHRHNGLLATPADSADLARQLDNLLSEPKLARHLCDNAKRTQQDRYDLKALAERWSQLYIRTAREARA from the coding sequence TTGAACACGCTGTCCACCCCGAACGCCGCGCTGCCGATCATTCATTTGCTCAGCAGCGGCGGCTTCTATGGGGCCGAGCGCATGCTGCTCGATCACTGCCTGGCGACACCGGGGCAGCACCAGGTGCTGTTCCTCGATGCGCCGCCGGCGTTGATCGCGCGCTTTCGCGAGGCCGGGGTGGACTGCCGTGGCTGTGCCGGGCTGGGTGAGCTGTTGCGCCACCTGCGGGCCCGGCGCAGCGAACGGCCGCTGATCAATACGCACAACTTCAAAGGGCTGCTGTTCGGCTGGGTCGGCGCGACGCTGTTGCGTTTGCCGCTGGTCATCACCCAACACGGCTTCACCCCGCGCAGCCGCAAGCAGAAGTTTTACACCTGGCTGAGTCTGCAGTTGTGCCGCACCGCGTCGGTGGATCGGGTGGTGTGCGTGGCCGAGAGCATCGCCGTGCTGCATCGTCAGGCCAGCGTGCAGGCGGACAAACTGCAGGTGATCCCCAATGGATTGCCCGCCGCCGACGCGCTGGTCAGCACCGTTGACCGCCAGCGCTGGCTGGCCGGTTACGTCGGGCGCCTGAGCAGCGAGAAAGGCCCGGATCTGTTTCTCGATGCGCTGATTCCGCTGTGTCACCAGCATCCGCAACTGGACGCGGTGATGCTCGGCGACGGCCCGGAACGCGAGGCGCTGCAGGAGCGGATCGACGCCGCAGGTTTGCAGCAACGGATTCGTCTGCCCGGCTACCAGACCGCCATGCAACCGTGGTGGCAGCGCCTGGATGCGCTGGTGATCAGCTCGCGCACCGAAGGCACGCCGATGATTCTGCTCGAAGCGATGCAGAGCGGCGTGCCGGTGGTGGCGTTCGCCGTCGGTGGCATTCCCGATGTGCTCGAGCACCGGCACAACGGTCTGCTGGCGACACCTGCCGACAGCGCCGACCTCGCCCGTCAGCTCGACAACCTGTTGAGCGAGCCGAAGCTGGCCCGGCATTTGTGCGACAACGCAAAGCGTACGCAACAGGATCGCTACGACCTCAAGGCCCTCGCCGAACGCTGGTCGCAGCTGTACATCCGCACGGCACGGGAGGCACGCGCATGA
- a CDS encoding O-antigen ligase family protein translates to MIFPLSIVTLLGMVCIGLLASPYPFLAPGAVIGLVGFTVLYRKPAWGLLGIAALVPFEGFFKDSALSGSKLIGASLAVILMLQLAMHQIPSERLRSNIWRFLLWFLALYFLSLFNTDDLGMSLGHLRELSVGLILFVITLLIGRELNLDLFARLVTLSVSATCAMAMFSVKFQDQGRAAGLLEDPNAFALLIAFAIPLALLLVIRGPNLLHRLFWGACCLLLLGGMTKTESRSGLVVVALSLLIGCWHYRAQLTRIRPRHLGFAMLGAAIVIPLAIYAMPAGYLARIQSLSVLSAGAKGHDDESLGRRASYIVVGGQMIRENPLLGSGPGTFPLHYATTGYAKAFSANRKIGDLYRRAHNTYLEIFSELGIPAGLLFVGMLGLGLYNLIRARAAWMLRRDWQQADLMTHLGVSFLSLTLFLMFLSAPNQKYLWIMLALTSVLRLKAEQAPLTEART, encoded by the coding sequence ATGATTTTCCCGCTCTCGATCGTCACGCTGCTCGGCATGGTGTGCATCGGTCTGCTCGCCAGCCCTTATCCGTTTCTCGCACCCGGCGCGGTCATTGGCCTGGTGGGTTTCACAGTGTTGTATCGCAAGCCGGCCTGGGGCCTGCTGGGCATTGCCGCGCTGGTGCCGTTCGAAGGTTTCTTCAAGGACAGCGCATTGTCCGGAAGCAAACTGATCGGCGCTTCGCTGGCGGTGATCCTGATGCTGCAACTGGCCATGCACCAGATTCCTTCCGAGCGCCTGCGCAGCAATATCTGGCGGTTTCTGCTGTGGTTTCTGGCGCTGTATTTCCTCAGCCTGTTCAACACCGATGACCTGGGCATGTCGCTGGGGCATCTGCGCGAACTCAGCGTCGGGCTGATCCTGTTTGTCATCACCCTGCTGATCGGCCGTGAACTGAACCTCGACCTGTTCGCCCGACTGGTGACCCTGAGTGTCAGCGCCACCTGTGCCATGGCGATGTTTTCAGTCAAATTCCAGGATCAGGGCCGCGCTGCCGGTCTGCTGGAAGACCCCAACGCCTTCGCCTTGCTGATCGCCTTCGCCATTCCGCTGGCGCTGCTGCTGGTGATTCGCGGGCCGAATCTGTTGCATCGGTTGTTCTGGGGCGCTTGCTGCCTGTTGCTGCTCGGCGGCATGACCAAGACCGAATCGCGCTCCGGGCTGGTGGTGGTGGCGTTGAGTCTGTTGATCGGCTGCTGGCACTACCGCGCGCAACTGACCCGCATTCGCCCACGGCACTTGGGATTCGCCATGCTCGGCGCAGCCATCGTGATTCCGCTGGCGATCTACGCGATGCCCGCCGGTTACCTCGCGCGCATTCAGTCCCTGAGCGTGTTGAGCGCCGGGGCCAAGGGGCACGACGACGAATCCCTCGGCCGGCGCGCCTCGTACATCGTGGTCGGCGGGCAGATGATCCGCGAGAACCCGCTGCTCGGCTCCGGCCCCGGCACCTTTCCGCTGCACTACGCGACCACCGGCTACGCCAAGGCGTTTTCCGCCAACCGCAAGATCGGCGACCTGTACCGCCGCGCCCACAACACTTATCTGGAAATTTTCAGTGAGCTGGGGATCCCCGCCGGCCTGCTGTTTGTCGGCATGCTCGGCCTGGGCCTGTACAACCTGATCCGCGCGCGCGCCGCGTGGATGCTGCGGCGCGATTGGCAGCAGGCGGACCTGATGACTCACCTCGGGGTGAGCTTTCTGTCGCTGACCCTGTTCCTGATGTTCCTCAGCGCACCGAACCAGAAATACCTGTGGATCATGCTCGCGCTGACCAGCGTCCTGCGCCTCAAGGCCGAACAGGCGCCACTGACCGAGGCCAGGACATGA
- a CDS encoding glycosyltransferase, translating into MSRISIIIPMYNEARHIGRTLLAAQKAAHAADVECELIVVDNGSSDDGPHIARQFGAQVLVLPGLLIGALRNRGALLASGEWIAFIDADVEMPEDWLKPLFELQAEGQADVFGLDLHTPATAPWYAAAWQRRTLRPSSQASHPVDWLPSSNLLMRRRWFDKVGGFNEHLRTGEDKEFTLRLHEQGARLLSVNSSVALHWGYEMNWREWMGKEMWRQGSHLQLLRTHGFSLRLLRFPLLSLGAWLLDLLAISALLNGFPHHAAVMVMLTTIPALVLSIRQSSRHHDVGLTLQLWGLHWVRLHLAGAALILSLCHWNARRPARG; encoded by the coding sequence ATGAGCCGGATCAGCATCATCATCCCGATGTACAACGAGGCCCGGCACATCGGCCGCACGCTGCTGGCAGCGCAAAAAGCCGCACATGCGGCCGATGTCGAGTGCGAGTTGATTGTGGTCGACAACGGTTCGAGCGACGACGGCCCGCACATCGCCCGTCAGTTCGGTGCACAGGTGCTGGTGCTGCCGGGCCTGCTGATCGGTGCGCTGCGCAATCGCGGTGCGCTGCTGGCAAGCGGCGAGTGGATCGCGTTCATTGATGCCGACGTCGAAATGCCCGAAGACTGGCTCAAGCCCTTGTTCGAGCTGCAAGCCGAGGGTCAGGCCGACGTCTTCGGTCTCGACCTGCACACCCCCGCCACTGCGCCGTGGTACGCCGCCGCCTGGCAACGGCGCACGCTGCGCCCGTCGAGTCAGGCATCGCACCCGGTGGACTGGCTGCCCAGTTCCAACCTGCTGATGCGCCGGCGCTGGTTCGACAAGGTCGGCGGCTTCAACGAACACCTGCGTACCGGCGAAGACAAGGAATTTACCCTGCGCCTGCACGAACAGGGCGCGCGGCTGCTGTCGGTGAACAGCAGCGTGGCCCTGCATTGGGGCTACGAGATGAACTGGCGCGAGTGGATGGGCAAGGAAATGTGGCGTCAGGGCAGTCATCTGCAACTGCTGCGCACTCACGGTTTCAGCCTGCGCCTGCTGCGCTTTCCGCTGCTCTCGCTTGGCGCGTGGCTGCTCGACTTGCTGGCGATTTCCGCACTGCTCAACGGTTTTCCGCACCACGCGGCCGTCATGGTGATGCTGACCACGATACCGGCGCTGGTGCTGAGCATTCGCCAGAGTTCACGCCATCATGATGTGGGCCTGACCCTGCAACTGTGGGGCCTGCACTGGGTGCGGCTGCACCTGGCCGGGGCGGCGTTGATTCTCAGTCTGTGTCATTGGAACGCCAGGAGGCCTGCCCGTGGCTGA
- a CDS encoding glycosyltransferase family 2 protein, whose product MAEFIFWMCLLLPVYAYLGYPLLLTVLAPLFPAWRHSPAPPLNISIVIAAHNEARHIEHKLRTLLAQDYQPATLQIILASDGSTDDTVACAHKVVDSRITVLDLPRQGKAATLNAGVALATGDILVFTDADNQWSRETLGYLLAPLSDPNVGACAGHMVIPVTGGGLSVGDSLYRHYEGWLRRVENRTGCMVSADGALLALRRELFQSVPAEVNDDFFLSTCAPVAFKRIVYVPEAQVIDHGVDEADKQFRRRQRVTVGGLQSLAQRSELLNPLKHGLYSLALISHKLIRRLAPILLLPLLLSNFWLWDDHGFYRLALIAQLFGYAIALAGLLDSQHRLPKPFRLAAFLLVTLAGMSLGLWQFLRGHRYAQWNPEQNR is encoded by the coding sequence GTGGCTGAATTCATTTTCTGGATGTGCCTGCTGCTGCCGGTATACGCCTACCTTGGCTACCCGCTGCTGCTGACTGTGCTGGCGCCGCTGTTCCCGGCCTGGCGCCACAGCCCGGCGCCGCCGCTGAACATCAGCATCGTGATTGCCGCGCACAATGAGGCGCGGCACATCGAGCACAAGTTGCGCACGCTGCTGGCGCAGGACTACCAGCCGGCCACGCTGCAGATCATTCTCGCCAGCGATGGCTCGACCGACGACACCGTGGCTTGCGCGCACAAAGTGGTTGATTCGCGAATCACTGTCCTCGACCTGCCGCGCCAGGGTAAAGCCGCGACGCTGAATGCCGGCGTAGCCCTGGCGACTGGCGATATTCTAGTGTTCACCGACGCCGACAACCAATGGTCGCGGGAAACCCTTGGCTACCTGCTCGCGCCACTCAGCGACCCGAATGTCGGCGCCTGCGCCGGGCACATGGTGATTCCAGTGACCGGCGGCGGCCTCAGCGTCGGCGACAGTCTGTACCGGCATTACGAGGGCTGGCTGCGTCGGGTGGAGAATCGCACCGGCTGCATGGTCTCGGCCGACGGCGCCCTGCTCGCCCTGCGCCGCGAGCTGTTCCAGAGCGTGCCGGCGGAGGTCAACGACGACTTCTTTCTCAGCACCTGTGCACCGGTGGCCTTCAAGCGCATTGTGTACGTGCCAGAGGCGCAAGTGATCGACCACGGTGTCGACGAAGCGGACAAACAGTTCCGCCGCCGTCAACGCGTCACCGTCGGTGGCCTGCAAAGCCTCGCCCAGCGCAGTGAGCTGCTCAACCCACTCAAACATGGCCTGTATTCGCTGGCGCTGATCAGCCACAAACTGATCCGGCGCCTGGCACCGATCCTCCTGCTGCCGTTGCTGCTGAGCAACTTCTGGCTGTGGGACGACCACGGTTTCTATCGACTGGCCCTGATCGCCCAACTGTTCGGCTACGCCATTGCGCTGGCCGGACTGCTGGACTCGCAACATCGCTTGCCCAAACCGTTTCGTCTGGCCGCGTTCCTGCTGGTCACCCTCGCCGGGATGAGTCTCGGCCTGTGGCAGTTCCTGCGCGGCCACCGATATGCCCAGTGGAACCCTGAACAAAACCGTTGA
- a CDS encoding polysaccharide deacetylase family protein, with amino-acid sequence MAIKQLIKRTSGWLYLNSPVGRNQLHGAGVILMLHRVLANDRAADLPHRNELCVGPKAFEHLLVWLRRHFDCVPLMDILTPTALRSERPRVALTFDDGWRDNAVNAFPLLQKHQVPASIFLSTDFIGSRQRFWWESLGETLWGSHGEKARMHLIECLHVIHHPVPVLVDDIDVDRRSLSLLHYLQSLKTLEPAMLERLTDECPPEAQPQALDWHQVRALEASGLVRFGPHGASHAILTELDDVRLSEEISRSRDALNNGCNRPLPVYCYPNGNNDDRVRKQIAAHDYPFALGTGTGIYRGEGDPLNLPRFGVSQRTARNPELLSWRIFRGNRP; translated from the coding sequence ATGGCGATCAAACAATTAATAAAACGCACCAGTGGCTGGCTTTACCTCAACTCGCCCGTGGGACGAAACCAGTTGCACGGCGCCGGGGTGATTCTGATGCTGCATCGGGTGCTGGCCAACGACCGCGCCGCCGACTTGCCGCACCGCAATGAGCTGTGTGTCGGGCCCAAGGCGTTCGAGCACCTGCTGGTGTGGCTGCGCCGGCACTTCGATTGCGTGCCGCTGATGGACATCCTCACGCCCACCGCATTGCGCAGCGAACGCCCACGGGTGGCGCTGACCTTCGACGATGGCTGGCGCGACAACGCGGTCAATGCGTTCCCGTTGCTGCAAAAACATCAGGTGCCAGCGAGCATTTTTCTCTCCACCGATTTCATCGGCAGCCGTCAGCGCTTCTGGTGGGAAAGCCTTGGCGAAACCCTGTGGGGCAGCCACGGCGAAAAGGCCCGCATGCATCTGATCGAATGCCTGCACGTAATCCACCACCCGGTGCCGGTGCTGGTGGATGACATCGACGTCGATCGCCGCAGCCTGTCGCTGCTGCATTACCTGCAAAGCCTGAAAACCCTTGAACCGGCGATGCTCGAACGCCTGACCGACGAATGCCCGCCCGAAGCGCAGCCGCAAGCGCTGGACTGGCATCAGGTACGCGCGCTGGAGGCTTCGGGGCTGGTGCGTTTCGGCCCGCACGGCGCCAGCCACGCGATCCTCACTGAACTGGACGATGTGCGCCTGAGCGAAGAAATCAGCCGCAGCCGCGACGCCCTGAACAATGGCTGCAACCGGCCGTTGCCGGTGTATTGCTACCCCAACGGCAACAACGACGATCGCGTGCGCAAGCAGATTGCTGCGCACGATTATCCGTTCGCCCTGGGCACCGGCACCGGCATCTATCGCGGTGAAGGCGATCCGCTGAACCTGCCGCGTTTCGGTGTCAGCCAGCGTACTGCGCGCAATCCTGAGCTGCTTTCGTGGCGCATCTTTCGTGGCAACCGGCCATGA
- a CDS encoding lipopolysaccharide biosynthesis protein, with translation MSRSHYLKHLALSMGTKLAMIALRLLRNVLLARILGPSERGLFALLSTLPDLISAATSGGLNSAVGYQAAKQRPMGLLLSQVLVFGCLLAGLLTLLVVALVREFGSELDVTVQLGLLAWLLLLAVPLTVLKSGLLTLHNASGGVVAFNALRLTESLAPLLLFLALFWMWKSAALEAALISWLAGISLVVLAGWVWLKRAQPLQLQWDRASQNELLRYSARSHPDLLFQQVILRSDYLFIGALLGSTALGHYAMASAAAELLLIVPEAVTTPLMKRLLQQDEGMDKVTPLALRLTATVMLGACLSMAVIGNWLIVTLFGIAYQPAYPALLALLPGLLGLCYASILRLDLLGKNRPGTVSLLMGLGALLNLALNLVLIPAYGIVGAAAASSIAYLAVTVAMLVLYCRLSGVAFWQTLIILPSDIAPMWQMLHRKAA, from the coding sequence ATGAGCCGCAGCCATTACCTCAAGCATCTGGCGCTGAGCATGGGCACCAAACTGGCGATGATCGCCTTGCGCCTGCTGCGTAACGTGTTGCTGGCGCGGATCCTAGGGCCGAGTGAGCGCGGGTTGTTCGCGCTGCTCAGCACTTTGCCCGACCTGATCAGCGCCGCCACCAGTGGCGGGCTGAATTCAGCCGTCGGTTATCAAGCCGCCAAACAACGACCGATGGGCCTGCTGCTGAGTCAGGTGCTGGTGTTCGGTTGCTTGCTCGCGGGTCTGCTGACCCTGCTGGTGGTGGCGCTGGTCCGTGAGTTCGGCAGTGAACTGGATGTCACCGTGCAGCTTGGTCTGCTGGCCTGGCTGTTGCTGCTGGCGGTGCCGCTGACCGTGCTGAAAAGTGGCCTGCTGACCCTGCACAACGCCTCCGGCGGCGTGGTCGCGTTCAACGCCTTGCGCCTGACCGAATCGCTGGCGCCGCTGCTGCTGTTTCTCGCGCTGTTCTGGATGTGGAAAAGCGCGGCACTGGAAGCGGCGCTAATCAGTTGGCTGGCCGGGATCAGCCTGGTGGTGCTGGCCGGTTGGGTCTGGCTCAAACGCGCGCAACCGCTGCAGTTGCAATGGGATCGCGCCAGCCAGAACGAACTGCTGCGCTACAGCGCGCGCAGCCATCCGGACCTGCTGTTCCAGCAAGTGATTCTGCGCTCGGACTACCTGTTCATCGGCGCCCTGCTCGGCAGCACCGCGCTGGGTCATTACGCGATGGCCAGCGCCGCCGCCGAACTGCTGCTGATCGTTCCGGAAGCGGTGACCACGCCGCTGATGAAACGCCTGCTACAACAGGACGAAGGCATGGACAAGGTCACTCCGCTGGCCCTGCGCCTGACCGCCACGGTGATGCTCGGCGCGTGCCTGAGCATGGCAGTGATCGGCAACTGGCTGATCGTCACCCTGTTCGGCATCGCCTACCAACCGGCGTATCCGGCGCTGCTCGCCTTGCTGCCGGGGCTGCTCGGCCTATGCTACGCGAGCATCCTGCGTCTGGACCTGCTGGGGAAAAACCGCCCAGGCACGGTGTCGCTGCTGATGGGCCTCGGCGCCCTGCTCAATCTGGCGCTGAACCTGGTGTTGATTCCGGCCTACGGCATCGTTGGCGCAGCGGCGGCTTCATCGATTGCCTATCTGGCCGTCACCGTGGCGATGCTGGTGTTGTACTGCCGTTTGAGCGGCGTGGCGTTCTGGCAAACTTTGATCATCCTGCCCAGTGACATCGCGCCGATGTGGCAGATGTTGCACCGGAAGGCCGCATGA
- a CDS encoding GNAT family N-acetyltransferase gives MGTVSKLSQHIKQKGLRATLAKAWKHYVFFHQELLWMERDLVSPVPPHSLKPYPPLRVVKITADNASAFARYFGDRVGTMAELANEGHTGHMHLDDQGDAVAFIWGSARDYFDRHYYGCLFPVKPGEFFEFGGELTRAYWGSELSVDLQLELWKAMAAQGCDKVVDVCEFHNVPALKLHLRMGYTEQGRIMNVYTLFGRWHFYRETRYSGSRLDALRKPSRPPVTATAV, from the coding sequence ATGGGTACCGTCAGCAAACTCAGCCAGCACATCAAACAAAAAGGCCTGCGCGCCACCCTCGCCAAGGCGTGGAAGCACTACGTGTTTTTCCATCAGGAGCTGCTGTGGATGGAGCGCGATCTGGTCAGTCCGGTGCCACCGCACAGCCTCAAACCGTATCCGCCGCTGCGGGTGGTGAAGATCACCGCCGACAACGCCAGCGCCTTCGCCCGCTACTTCGGCGACCGCGTCGGGACCATGGCCGAGCTGGCCAACGAAGGCCACACCGGGCACATGCACCTGGACGATCAGGGCGATGCCGTGGCGTTCATCTGGGGCAGCGCACGGGACTACTTCGACCGGCATTACTACGGCTGCCTGTTCCCGGTGAAACCCGGCGAGTTCTTCGAATTCGGTGGCGAGCTGACCCGTGCCTACTGGGGCAGCGAACTCTCGGTGGACCTGCAACTGGAACTGTGGAAAGCCATGGCGGCCCAGGGCTGCGACAAGGTGGTGGACGTCTGCGAATTCCACAACGTCCCGGCGCTGAAACTGCATCTGCGCATGGGTTACACCGAGCAAGGCCGGATCATGAACGTCTACACCCTGTTCGGTCGCTGGCACTTCTACCGCGAAACCCGCTACAGCGGTTCGCGACTGGATGCGCTGCGCAAACCGTCCCGCCCACCTGTCACAGCCACGGCGGTCTGA
- a CDS encoding GNAT family N-acetyltransferase, which translates to MTARFEWRTSLCAADFPAAAYEALRLQVTDHTPFNHLGWLCAAEQALGAGERLHILLGWEADELRLCLPLVAGRERFAGVPFRVLHHLGYPLADRLALLSLLKGEDMREALHLIRRQLPHALLQLNELSEPAGEESALTEWMAHSSAGERRLSCRVPVHLISDADHQEVSGDPRYKLRRARKRIAACGAQVRRICPDALSMGPLLRAISEVEAVSWKGDEGVGIFASERSRQWIERAFTALAGQGLVRVVTLELNGRCISYRLGLLEQGRLFDYNLAFLPQYADLGSGRVLLEEWIRWGLDEHWRWIDASRVSLENSSHQLHERMTGQLEHWRWSFYSWRPSGMLLGLGLRLWQRLKPTVQQWRARRAARPASAPTPVVITTEGDHASPSHSQR; encoded by the coding sequence ATGACGGCGCGATTCGAATGGCGCACTTCACTGTGCGCCGCCGACTTCCCGGCAGCCGCCTATGAAGCGCTGCGCCTGCAGGTGACGGATCACACGCCGTTCAACCACCTGGGCTGGTTGTGCGCGGCGGAGCAGGCACTGGGCGCGGGTGAGCGCCTGCACATCCTGCTCGGTTGGGAAGCGGACGAATTGCGCCTGTGCCTGCCGCTGGTAGCGGGCCGTGAGCGCTTTGCCGGCGTGCCGTTTCGTGTACTGCACCACTTGGGATATCCGCTGGCGGACCGGCTGGCGCTGCTGTCATTGCTCAAGGGCGAAGACATGCGCGAAGCCTTGCACCTGATCCGCCGACAGCTGCCGCACGCCCTGCTGCAACTCAACGAATTGTCCGAGCCGGCGGGTGAGGAAAGCGCCCTGACCGAATGGATGGCCCACAGTTCTGCGGGCGAACGCCGCCTCAGTTGCCGGGTGCCGGTGCATCTGATCAGCGACGCGGATCACCAGGAGGTCTCCGGCGACCCGCGCTACAAGCTGCGGCGGGCGCGCAAACGGATTGCCGCGTGTGGCGCCCAGGTGCGACGCATCTGCCCCGACGCGCTGAGCATGGGTCCGCTGTTGCGGGCGATCAGCGAAGTCGAAGCGGTGAGCTGGAAAGGCGACGAAGGCGTGGGCATCTTTGCCAGCGAGCGCAGTCGGCAATGGATCGAACGCGCCTTCACCGCCCTCGCCGGCCAGGGCCTGGTACGGGTGGTGACGCTGGAACTCAACGGGCGTTGCATCAGCTATCGCCTCGGCTTGCTGGAGCAGGGCCGACTCTTCGATTACAACCTCGCGTTCCTGCCGCAATACGCCGATCTGGGCAGCGGCCGGGTGCTGCTGGAGGAATGGATTCGCTGGGGGCTGGACGAGCATTGGCGCTGGATCGATGCCTCGCGGGTCAGTCTGGAAAACTCCAGCCACCAACTGCACGAACGCATGACTGGACAACTGGAACACTGGCGCTGGAGTTTCTATTCCTGGCGCCCCAGCGGGATGTTGCTGGGGCTGGGATTGCGGCTCTGGCAGCGCTTGAAACCGACGGTGCAGCAATGGCGCGCGCGACGTGCGGCCAGACCGGCATCGGCGCCCACACCTGTCGTCATCACCACGGAGGGCGATCATGCCTCGCCAAGTCATAGTCAACGCTGA